A genomic region of Tamandua tetradactyla isolate mTamTet1 chromosome 2, mTamTet1.pri, whole genome shotgun sequence contains the following coding sequences:
- the LOC143659347 gene encoding olfactory receptor 13C7-like, which produces MEKINQSSVTEFVLLGLSVYPELEAIYFVLVLCMYLVILLGNGVIIIVSVYDSYLHTPMYFFLSNLSFLDICYTSSSIPLFLSSFLTSKKTISFSGCGVQMFLSFAMGATECVLLSMMAFDRYVAICNPLRYPIIMSKASYVPMAAGSWIAGGVDSVVQTSLAMRLPFCWDNVINHFTCEILAVLKLACADISVNVIIMRFTTVIFLVVPVLFIFISYVFILSTILRIPSAGGRQKAFSTCSAHLTVVVIFYGTIFFMYANPKAKDSSGSDKEEFTDKIISLFYGVVTPMVNPLIYSLRNKDVKAAVKNMLFWKYSSEGL; this is translated from the coding sequence ATGGAAAAGATCAATCAATCTTCTGTGACAGAGTTTGTCCTGCTGGGGCTGTCTGTCTACCCAGAGCTTGAGGCCATTTACTTTGTGCTGGTCCTATGCATGTACCTTGTGATCCTGCTGGGAAATGGAGTCATCATCATTGTAAGTGTCTATGACTCCTACCTGCAcactcccatgtacttcttcctcagtaACTTGTCATTCTTGGACATTTGCTACACCAGTTCATCTATCCCGCTGTTTCTCAGCAGCTTCTTAACTTCAAAGAAAACCATTTCCTTCTCTGGGTGTGGAGTGCAAATGTTTCTCTCCTTTGCTATGGGGGCCACGGAGTGTGTGCTTCTAAGCATGATGGCGTTCGACCGCTATGTAGCCATTTGTAACCCGCTGAGATACCCCATCATCATGAGCAAGGCTTCCTATGTGCCCATGGCTGCTGGGTCCTGGATTGCTGGGGGTGTCGACTCTGTGGTTCAAACCTCCCTTGCGATGCGACTTCCTTTTTGTTGGGATAATGTCATTAATCATTTTACTTGTGAAATCTTGGCAGTCTTAAAATTGGCCTGTGCTGATATCTCTGTAAATGTTATTATTATGAGATTTACTACTGTTATTTTTCTTGTGGTCCCggtacttttcatttttatttcctatgttTTCATTCTCTCTACCATACTGAGGATTCCTTCTGCGGGGGGACGGCAGAAAGCCTTCTCCACATGCTCAGCGCACCTGACAGTGGTAGTTATATTCTACGGGACCATCTTCTTTATGTATGCAAATCCCAAGGCTAAAGATTCTTCTGGTTCAGACAAGGAAGAATTCACTGATaaaatcatttctctcttttatggAGTGGTGACACCCATGGTCAATCCCCTCATCTATAGTTTGAGGAACAAAGATGTTAAAGCAGCTGTGAAGAATATGCTATTTTGGAAATACTCTTCGGAGGGACTAtga